Proteins encoded together in one Labrus mixtus chromosome 18, fLabMix1.1, whole genome shotgun sequence window:
- the emx1 gene encoding homeobox protein EMX1: protein MMFSSAGKRCFTIESLVAKENPLTPEDPIRPTALSYSNPATDVLMNSYQAPQARSLYQTPDLVFPESHPSLTVAPHQLGGSHLQHPHFFGTQHRDPLNFYPWVLRNRFFGHRFQGNDVSQDSLLLHGPFARKPKRIRTAFSPSQLLRLERAFEKNHYVVGAERKQLANGLSLSETQVKVWFQNRRTKYKRQKLEEEGPESQQKKKGNHHINRWRLATKQASSEDIDVTSED, encoded by the exons ATGATGTTCTCGTCTGCAGGAAAGCGCTGCTTCACTATCGAGTCTCTGGTCGCCAAAGAGAACCCTCTAACTCCGGAGGATCCCATCCGTCCCACCGCGCTGAGCTACTCCAACCCGGCGACAGATGTTTTAATGAACAGTTACCAGGCTCCACAGGCCCGCTCCCTGTACCAGACCCCGGACCTGGTGTTCCCAGAGAGCCACCCCTCCCTCACCGTGGCCCCTCACCAGCTCGGAGGATCACACCTCCAGCATCCGCACTTCTTCGGGACGCAACACCGAGACCCGCTCAACTTCTACCCCTGGGTGCTACGGAACAGGTTTTTTGGACACAGATTTCAAg GTAACGATGTGTCCCAGGACAGCCTGCTCCTCCACGGTCCGTTCGCCAGGAAACCCAAACGCATCCGGACGGCCTTCTCGCCCTCGCAGCTCCTCCGCCTGGAGAGAGCCTTCGAGAAGAACCACTACGTCGTCGGAGCCGAGCGGAAGCAGCTGGCGAACGGCTTGAGTTTGTCTGAAACACAG GTGAAGGTGTGGTTCCAGAACAGGCGGACCAAGTACAAGCGCcagaagctggaggaggagggaccgGAGAgccagcagaagaagaagggaaaCCACCACATCAACAGATGGCGGCTCGCCACCAAGCAGGCCAGCTCCGAGGACATCGACGTGACCTCagaggactaa
- the sfxn5a gene encoding sideroflexin-5a gives MSEYPTFQHGKSRFDQSTFSGRFRHFLDVIDPSTLFVSEKRLQECVKLLDQFKQGALPPGVTDAQLWQAQKIQQAIIHPDTGEKILMPFRMSGFIPFGTPVVIGLLLPNQTLVSTVFWQWLNQSHNACVNYSNRNASKPAPVSKFFQGYLGAVTSAVSIAVGLNVLVQKASRFSPTTRLVVQRFIPFPAVASANVCNVVLMRHSELSEGISVLDDNGNVVGTSKVAAMHALLETALTRVVLPMPILVLPPVIMTALEKLPLLQRQRRLVLPIHSLVVLAAFGLALPLAISLFPQMSQISVNDLEPEIAMATDCKIVTYNKGL, from the exons ATGTCTGAATATCCGACATTCCAGCATGGCAAGTCTCGTTTCGACCAG AGCACATTTTCTGGACGGTTCAGGCACTTCCTGGATGTGATCGACCCCAGCACGCTCTTCGTGTCAGag AAACGACTGCAAGAATGTGTGAAGCTGCTCGACCAATTCAAACAAGGAGCTCTGCCTCCAGGAGTCACAGATGCTCAG CTTTGGCAAGCTCAAAAAATCCAGCAG GCCATCATCCACCCTGACACGGGGGAGAAGATCCTCATGCCCTTTCGGATGTCAG GTTTTATTCCCTTTGGCACACCAGTG GTTATCGGTCTTCTTCTACCCAATCAAACGTTGGTGTCAACGGTCTTTTGGCAG TGGTTAAACCAGAGTCACAACGCCTGTGTCAACTACTCCAACCGCAACGCCTCAAAG CCGGCTCCAGTTTCCAAATTCTTCCAGGGATACCTCGGAGCGGTGACCAGCGCTGTCTCCATCGCT GTCGGGTTGAACGTGTTAGTCCAGAAAGCCAGCCGCTTCAGCCCGACGACCCGGCTGGTGGTGCAGAGGTTCATCCCCTTCCCTGCAGTGG CGAGTGCAAACGTCTGCAACGTGGTGCTCATGAGACACTCGGAGCTGTCGGAGGGCATCAGTGTGCTCGACGACAATGGGAACGTGGTGGGAACGTCCAAAGTGGCCGCCATGCAT GCTCTTTTAGAAACCGCTCTGACCAGAGTGGTCCTCCCCATGCCCATCCTGGTCTTACCTCCTGTGATCATGACTGCACTGGAAAA gcttcctctcctgcagagacaACGGAGGCTCGTCCTGCCCATCCACAGCCTGGTGGTCCTCGCTGCCTTCGGCCTGGCTCTGCCCCTCGCCATCAGTCTCTTCCCACAGATGTCCCAG ATCAGTGTGAACGATCTGGAGCCAGAGATCGCCATGGCAACCGACTGTAAGATTGTGACATACAACAAAGGTCTGTGA